A stretch of the Chloroflexota bacterium genome encodes the following:
- a CDS encoding glycogen debranching N-terminal domain-containing protein, with translation MPIEIKVGTTGLTISQDRTFMVTDERGEIEPASEQGVFAGDTRFVSFYKLYINEERWNLLTSSPVSYYAARLHFANPPISTEDGEIGTNQVGLTVTRTVGDGIHEDLDLVSFADHQVRFQLQVALLSDFADLFEVKGHRFVRRGRTTTRWYPSRAQLVTSYSNRDFHRRFIYRLLNCDSEPDYANGRVVFEVTLSPGESWHACAHYVLVEGGRARQPLYTCHAIANTGDTAMDRLQTDWRAMATRLNSSNEHVYRAYTQSVEDMGALRLYDEDFAPDVWLPAAGVPWFVTIFGRDTLIVSMQNMLIYPALARGALAKLAEYQATEFDDWRDAEPGKIPHELRVGELAHFHKIPHTPYYGTADATILYLIVLHEAWKWIGDTALLREHRQTALRCLEWIDHCGDVDGDGFQEYRSRSPQGYEDVGWKDAGDAIVYPDGRMVRQPKALCELQGYVFDAKRRMAEVFDVLGEPKRAERLRADAAELKRRFDQAFWCEDIGFYAFCLDPEKQPVKTIASNAGHCLWSGIALPERAERVVRRLMQDDMFSGWGIRTLTSLNPSYNPFSYQRGSVWPHDNGIIALGFKRYGFSEEANRVARDIFEAARYHASYRLPELYSGLPRRTTSYPVQYAGANIPQAWAAGSIFHLVQAILGLRGDAPAGKLYVAPTLPRWLPDLELCGLRIGQARVSLRFWREEDVSRWEVIEQDGPIEIVEQAWAPEAPATTGAPG, from the coding sequence ATGCCGATCGAGATCAAAGTCGGAACCACCGGGCTGACGATCAGCCAGGACCGCACGTTCATGGTGACCGACGAACGCGGCGAGATCGAGCCCGCCAGCGAGCAGGGTGTCTTCGCCGGGGACACGCGGTTCGTCAGCTTCTACAAGCTGTACATCAACGAGGAGCGCTGGAATCTCCTCACGTCGAGCCCCGTGAGCTACTACGCCGCTCGTCTGCACTTTGCCAACCCACCGATCTCAACGGAAGATGGCGAGATCGGAACCAACCAGGTGGGACTGACGGTGACCCGGACGGTTGGCGATGGAATCCACGAGGATCTCGATCTCGTCAGCTTCGCCGACCACCAGGTCCGCTTCCAGCTTCAGGTGGCGTTACTCTCGGACTTCGCGGACCTCTTCGAGGTCAAAGGACACCGATTTGTTCGCCGTGGCCGCACCACGACGCGCTGGTACCCCAGTCGGGCGCAGCTGGTCACGTCGTACAGCAATCGCGACTTTCACCGGCGTTTCATCTACCGGCTGTTGAACTGCGATTCAGAGCCCGACTACGCGAATGGGCGGGTCGTATTCGAGGTTACGTTATCGCCAGGGGAATCATGGCACGCGTGCGCGCACTACGTCCTGGTAGAGGGCGGCAGAGCGCGCCAACCGCTCTATACCTGCCACGCGATCGCGAACACGGGCGACACCGCGATGGACCGGCTCCAAACTGACTGGCGGGCGATGGCAACGCGGTTGAATTCCAGCAACGAGCACGTGTATCGCGCCTACACTCAGTCCGTCGAGGACATGGGCGCCCTGAGACTCTATGACGAGGATTTTGCGCCGGACGTGTGGCTCCCGGCGGCCGGCGTCCCGTGGTTCGTGACGATTTTCGGCCGGGACACGCTGATTGTCAGCATGCAGAATATGCTGATCTATCCCGCCCTGGCACGCGGAGCCCTGGCGAAGCTCGCCGAATACCAGGCGACAGAGTTCGACGACTGGCGCGACGCCGAGCCCGGGAAGATTCCCCATGAGCTGAGGGTCGGCGAGCTGGCCCACTTCCACAAAATCCCTCACACCCCCTACTACGGGACGGCCGACGCCACCATCCTCTATCTCATCGTGCTGCACGAGGCGTGGAAGTGGATCGGGGACACTGCGCTGCTTCGTGAGCACCGGCAGACCGCGCTGCGCTGCCTCGAATGGATCGATCACTGCGGGGACGTCGACGGCGATGGATTCCAGGAATACCGCTCGCGCTCGCCGCAAGGATATGAAGACGTGGGATGGAAGGACGCGGGCGACGCCATCGTCTACCCGGACGGGCGAATGGTCAGGCAGCCGAAAGCCCTCTGCGAGCTCCAGGGATATGTGTTCGACGCCAAGCGGCGCATGGCCGAGGTCTTCGACGTGCTGGGCGAGCCGAAGCGGGCCGAGCGGCTCAGGGCGGACGCCGCCGAGCTCAAGCGGCGATTCGACCAGGCGTTCTGGTGTGAGGACATCGGCTTCTACGCATTCTGCCTAGACCCGGAGAAGCAGCCCGTGAAGACCATCGCGTCCAACGCCGGCCATTGTCTCTGGAGCGGAATCGCACTGCCCGAGCGCGCCGAGCGCGTCGTGCGCCGACTCATGCAGGACGACATGTTCAGCGGATGGGGAATCCGCACGCTGACGTCCCTCAACCCCTCCTACAACCCTTTTTCGTATCAGCGTGGGTCGGTCTGGCCTCACGACAACGGAATCATTGCGCTGGGATTCAAGCGCTATGGATTCTCGGAGGAGGCGAACCGGGTCGCCCGCGACATCTTCGAGGCCGCGCGCTACCATGCCAGCTATCGACTGCCCGAGCTGTATAGCGGGCTTCCACGACGGACGACCAGCTACCCGGTCCAATACGCCGGAGCGAACATCCCGCAGGCCTGGGCGGCGGGGTCTATTTTTCACCTGGTCCAGGCGATCCTCGGGCTGCGAGGAGACGCGCCGGCCGGCAAGCTCTACGTCGCTCCAACGCTGCCGCGCTGGCTTCCCGACCTCGAGCTGTGCGGGTTGCGGATCGGACAAGCGCGGGTGAGCCTGCGATTCTGGCGTGAGGAGGACGTCAGCCGCTGGGAAGTCATCGAGCAGGACGGCCCCATCGAGATCGTAGAACAGGCGTGGGCGCCCGAAGCCCCCGCGACGACGGGGGCGCCGGGATGA
- a CDS encoding peptide ABC transporter substrate-binding protein, which translates to MEKLPRRRLALLTSLMFLLVAGCGTPSSVPSTGGAATGAPAQSTGPKRVVAAIMGDPTTFSYAVSRAGSGGIPGVDALEQLVNAGLTEPDDKGSLRPQLAQAVPSIDNGQWQLFPDGRMQTSWKIRAGALWHDGTPVTSDDLAFTVQVGTDRDIPALGNAAYASIDGVDTPDPSTVIVRWSKPFIQADAMFTYNFAVPLPKHLLEHAYTDDKANFTQVPYWTQDFVGTGPFKLRDFSRSSYAILVANQNYILGRPKIDEVELRFIPDPNAIIASILAGEVELTMGRGLSLEQATQVRDQWPDGKMAVSLNSWLAAYPQMLNPTPPIVTDVRFRRALIEAIDRQAMVDTLQAGQSAVAHSYVSPNTAEFNVISTSIVKYDFDVRKAGDALQDLGYAKGGDGFFHDAAGQRLGLEIRTTGGDDLQEKTMLSIADNWQHLGVSVDPVVVPRQRAADREYRANFPAFEEVRQPNDLTPDSLTRYYGPESALPENQYRGGNRMRYQNPELDALIERFYVTVPKADREQVLAQIVHHMTDQVIPIGLFYNAGPIMIGNRLLNVGAGGSQATPAWNAEQWDVR; encoded by the coding sequence ATGGAGAAGCTTCCACGTCGTCGACTCGCGCTGCTCACGAGTCTCATGTTCCTCCTCGTTGCAGGCTGCGGGACTCCGAGCAGTGTCCCGTCGACCGGCGGCGCCGCGACCGGCGCACCGGCCCAGTCGACCGGCCCAAAGCGCGTCGTCGCAGCGATCATGGGCGATCCGACCACATTCAGCTACGCGGTGAGCCGGGCCGGTTCGGGAGGAATCCCCGGGGTCGACGCCCTCGAGCAGCTTGTGAACGCTGGGCTGACCGAGCCCGACGACAAGGGCAGCCTGCGGCCACAGCTCGCTCAGGCAGTGCCGTCGATCGACAACGGGCAGTGGCAGCTCTTCCCCGACGGTCGGATGCAGACCTCGTGGAAGATCCGAGCCGGCGCACTCTGGCATGATGGCACACCCGTGACCTCCGACGACCTCGCGTTCACCGTTCAGGTGGGGACCGATCGAGACATTCCCGCGCTGGGAAACGCCGCCTACGCCAGCATCGACGGCGTCGATACGCCTGACCCGTCAACCGTGATCGTGCGCTGGTCCAAGCCATTCATCCAGGCCGACGCGATGTTCACCTACAACTTTGCCGTGCCGCTGCCGAAGCACCTCCTGGAGCACGCCTACACGGACGACAAGGCCAACTTCACCCAGGTGCCCTACTGGACGCAGGACTTCGTCGGAACCGGCCCGTTCAAGCTCCGCGACTTCTCCCGCAGCAGCTATGCCATCCTGGTCGCGAATCAGAACTACATCCTGGGGCGGCCGAAGATCGACGAGGTGGAGCTGCGATTCATTCCCGACCCGAACGCCATCATCGCCAGCATCCTCGCCGGCGAAGTGGAGCTGACGATGGGCCGCGGCCTTTCGCTCGAGCAGGCGACCCAGGTGCGCGATCAGTGGCCCGATGGCAAGATGGCCGTCTCTCTCAATAGCTGGCTCGCGGCCTATCCACAGATGTTGAACCCGACTCCGCCAATCGTCACGGACGTCCGATTCCGGCGCGCCCTCATCGAAGCGATCGATCGGCAGGCCATGGTTGACACCCTTCAGGCGGGGCAGAGCGCCGTGGCGCATAGCTACGTTTCGCCAAATACGGCGGAGTTCAACGTGATTTCGACCAGCATCGTGAAGTACGACTTCGACGTGCGCAAAGCGGGCGATGCGCTGCAGGATCTGGGCTACGCCAAGGGAGGCGATGGCTTCTTTCACGACGCTGCCGGACAGCGGCTGGGGCTCGAGATCCGAACCACGGGCGGGGACGACCTGCAGGAGAAGACCATGCTCTCGATTGCCGATAACTGGCAGCATCTGGGCGTGTCCGTCGACCCGGTCGTCGTCCCGCGCCAGCGCGCAGCAGATCGGGAGTACCGGGCCAACTTCCCCGCGTTCGAGGAGGTCCGCCAGCCCAATGACCTCACGCCCGACTCGCTGACCCGTTACTACGGCCCGGAGTCTGCGCTGCCGGAGAACCAGTACCGCGGTGGCAACCGGATGCGCTACCAGAACCCCGAGCTGGACGCGCTGATCGAGCGTTTCTACGTCACCGTCCCCAAGGCCGATCGCGAACAGGTGCTGGCACAAATCGTCCACCACATGACGGACCAGGTGATCCCCATCGGCCTCTTCTACAATGCCGGACCCATCATGATCGGGAATCGACTCCTGAACGTCGGGGCTGGCGGGTCCCAGGCGACGCCAGCCTGGAACGCCGAGCAGTGGGACGTGCGATAG
- a CDS encoding PPC domain-containing protein encodes MSSPFPRSLSARLAVLAGLSAFAIGMFANAVLIADPRAEAQDDCTQPSDSGCPMGMNTPFQAALTDPSTQHTWLLDVADTTDFTVTLTNLAGDYELTVYGPDGSLYGSSDNGGTQDEVVPVTNLGVGTYTVVVDSLSGDSSDTPYTVIATQAAPPTPITFTTYGTPVPKSFSSYR; translated from the coding sequence ATGTCCTCGCCGTTCCCACGCTCACTGTCCGCTCGTCTCGCTGTCCTGGCTGGCTTGAGCGCGTTCGCCATCGGAATGTTCGCCAACGCGGTGCTGATTGCCGATCCGAGGGCGGAGGCCCAGGACGACTGCACACAGCCCTCAGACTCGGGATGCCCGATGGGCATGAACACGCCGTTTCAGGCCGCGCTGACGGACCCTTCAACGCAGCACACGTGGCTCCTCGACGTGGCGGACACGACCGACTTCACCGTCACGCTCACCAACCTGGCTGGCGACTACGAGCTGACCGTCTACGGCCCCGACGGATCTCTGTACGGCTCGTCCGACAATGGCGGGACGCAGGATGAGGTGGTTCCGGTGACGAATCTCGGCGTGGGAACGTACACCGTGGTGGTCGACAGTCTGAGCGGCGATTCCAGCGACACGCCATACACCGTCATCGCGACCCAGGCCGCTCCCCCCACGCCGATCACCTTCACAACCTACGGAACCCCGGTCCCCAAGTCGTTCTCATCCTATCGCTAG
- a CDS encoding ATP-binding protein — protein MAPMILFVLVTGATQRQVAFQQIHDQALREAQFVAGEQARLQDSARETLAVLAQLPAVRSEDRDGCAATLARILALETLPYGNFGVADPSGAVICSAVDAGRDVSVADLEYFQRAATTGQFSVGEYRVSRFTGQPSLTYAYPLLDSDGATSMILFATMNLTWLGGAAAKSSLPDDATLSIVDRRGVILARYPDPEGIVGEQDARADATFALLANQNRAKLEGIGPNGTEQLIGAVPTTNGSAYISVAIPAAGATSGAARILLTGFLAVAAVGVVAIAASWLIAELAILRPVRSLVSAARRLGSGDLGARSGIPYSLGELGELAQAFDQAAEELKDQSEQMRQTQKLEALGLLAGGIAHDFNNLVTGIIGFSGLVLAKLPSDDPLHTFVDQIQAAGERAANLTRQLLAFSRRQPLEPQVLDLNTVVAELEHLLRRAIGEDIELVTQLDPEIGNIEADRGQIEQVLVNLAVNARDAMPQGGKITIKTGTAVLSEEYVRQHEGAQVGHHVMLAVTDTGIGMDAETQKRIFEPFFTTKEPGKGTGLGLSTAYGIVKQSGGTIWVYSEPGHGTTFRIYLPRVDRPVTMAGRQGAPERLPEGTETVLLVEDDKIVRTFATTVLQSLGYHVYVASNAMDALAILSRRQDSIDLLITDLVMPGMGGRELAEKVTAQRPAIRVLFMSGFDPETRIGQRAVPYGKVFLAKPFTDLALSQKVREALVG, from the coding sequence ATGGCCCCGATGATCTTGTTCGTTCTCGTGACGGGCGCTACACAACGCCAGGTTGCCTTCCAGCAGATCCACGATCAGGCGCTGCGTGAGGCCCAGTTCGTTGCCGGGGAACAGGCCCGCCTTCAAGACTCGGCCCGAGAAACGCTCGCGGTCCTCGCGCAGCTCCCGGCCGTGCGAAGCGAGGATCGGGACGGATGCGCCGCCACGCTGGCGCGAATCCTGGCGCTAGAGACCCTGCCCTACGGAAACTTCGGTGTTGCCGATCCTTCTGGCGCAGTCATCTGTAGCGCCGTCGACGCGGGGCGCGACGTCAGCGTGGCGGATCTCGAGTACTTCCAGCGGGCCGCGACGACTGGGCAGTTCTCGGTCGGCGAATATCGCGTGAGTCGGTTCACCGGACAACCGTCACTGACCTATGCGTATCCGCTGCTCGATTCAGACGGCGCAACGAGCATGATTCTCTTCGCCACGATGAACCTCACGTGGCTCGGCGGCGCTGCCGCCAAATCTTCGCTTCCGGACGATGCGACGCTGAGCATCGTCGACCGACGCGGCGTGATTCTCGCGCGATACCCCGACCCAGAGGGCATCGTGGGGGAGCAGGACGCCCGAGCTGACGCAACTTTCGCGCTCCTCGCGAACCAAAACCGGGCAAAGCTCGAGGGCATCGGGCCGAACGGCACCGAACAGCTGATCGGCGCCGTTCCCACCACGAATGGGTCCGCGTACATCAGCGTCGCGATTCCCGCGGCGGGGGCAACGAGCGGGGCCGCGCGCATCCTCCTCACGGGGTTCCTCGCCGTCGCGGCTGTGGGGGTGGTGGCCATTGCCGCCTCCTGGCTTATTGCCGAGCTTGCGATCTTGCGTCCCGTTCGGTCCCTGGTGAGTGCGGCGCGACGCCTGGGCAGCGGCGACCTGGGTGCCCGAAGTGGGATCCCCTACAGCCTCGGCGAGCTGGGAGAGCTGGCGCAGGCCTTTGACCAAGCGGCCGAGGAGCTGAAAGACCAGAGCGAGCAGATGCGCCAGACGCAAAAGCTGGAGGCCCTCGGCCTCCTCGCGGGGGGCATCGCTCACGACTTTAACAATCTGGTCACCGGCATCATCGGATTCAGCGGCCTCGTTCTCGCCAAGCTCCCAAGCGATGACCCGCTCCACACGTTTGTCGACCAGATCCAGGCGGCGGGTGAGCGCGCGGCAAACCTTACTCGCCAGCTCCTCGCGTTCAGCCGCCGGCAGCCCCTCGAGCCCCAGGTGCTCGACCTCAACACGGTCGTCGCTGAGCTGGAGCACCTGCTGCGCCGCGCGATCGGCGAGGACATCGAGCTGGTCACGCAACTCGACCCCGAGATCGGCAACATCGAGGCGGATCGCGGCCAGATCGAACAGGTGCTCGTGAACCTCGCCGTGAATGCCCGCGACGCCATGCCCCAGGGTGGGAAGATCACCATCAAGACGGGGACCGCGGTCCTCAGCGAGGAGTACGTGCGCCAGCATGAAGGCGCGCAGGTGGGCCATCATGTGATGCTCGCCGTCACGGATACCGGAATCGGGATGGACGCTGAGACGCAGAAGCGAATCTTCGAGCCCTTCTTTACCACCAAGGAGCCGGGGAAGGGGACCGGCCTGGGGCTCTCGACGGCGTACGGCATCGTCAAGCAGAGCGGCGGGACGATCTGGGTCTACAGCGAGCCCGGCCACGGCACCACGTTTCGCATCTACCTGCCCCGGGTCGACCGGCCGGTCACCATGGCCGGACGGCAGGGGGCCCCGGAGCGGCTACCCGAAGGAACCGAGACCGTCCTCCTCGTCGAAGATGACAAGATCGTGCGGACGTTCGCCACGACGGTCCTGCAGTCTCTCGGCTACCACGTGTATGTAGCGTCGAATGCCATGGACGCGCTCGCCATCCTGTCCCGTCGCCAGGACTCGATCGACCTCTTGATCACGGACCTGGTGATGCCCGGGATGGGCGGGCGCGAGCTCGCAGAGAAAGTGACAGCGCAGCGCCCCGCGATCCGGGTCCTCTTCATGTCGGGGTTCGATCCCGAAACACGCATCGGTCAGCGCGCTGTGCCGTATGGCAAAGTGTTCCTCGCTAAGCCCTTCACGGACCTGGCGCTTTCGCAGAAGGTGCGGGAGGCCCTCGTCGGGTAG
- a CDS encoding type II toxin-antitoxin system HicB family antitoxin gives MTLDEYLAVPYLLTMESVCRADGEWVRRASYPELPDCVAEADTPIEAIEQVDELRRRLIVEMLGRGDPIPVPRPPLVSAVRPLDPDRLEFARWLVQQRRLTDESTG, from the coding sequence ATGACGCTGGATGAGTATCTCGCTGTCCCGTACCTGCTGACGATGGAATCCGTGTGTAGAGCGGACGGCGAGTGGGTGCGGCGGGCGAGCTATCCGGAGCTGCCCGATTGTGTCGCCGAAGCGGATACCCCGATCGAGGCGATCGAGCAGGTCGACGAATTGCGCAGGCGTCTGATCGTGGAGATGCTGGGCCGAGGCGACCCGATCCCCGTGCCACGGCCCCCACTGGTCTCCGCGGTCCGTCCGCTGGACCCCGACCGCCTCGAGTTCGCTCGCTGGCTCGTCCAGCAGCGCCGGCTCACGGACGAGTCGACCGGGTAG
- a CDS encoding YceI family protein, translating into MRRAPSRIWRPVAFGLAVLLASAACSLGSSPAGPGRPNGGLSDRAAASPVPSRSPIPPPPGSVRVTIVTEQTAARYRAQAVIIGRSFPTEIIGETRDVSGSLVIRPDGNIAPDQSRIVVNLQSLASNDPRIDDYVKANTLQTDQFPEVIFAPRIANGIKSPLPTEGPVNFQLGGDLTIRGVSHPMSWIVTGDVNGDVVQGSARAVVSFDDFSLPLPVAPNVVSVDKRLTLEIAFDATKSAFGE; encoded by the coding sequence GTGCGTCGTGCGCCGTCACGGATCTGGAGGCCGGTGGCCTTCGGGCTCGCGGTCCTGCTCGCGTCGGCGGCGTGTTCCCTGGGCAGCTCCCCCGCTGGCCCCGGTAGGCCGAACGGGGGATTGAGCGACCGCGCCGCGGCATCTCCGGTGCCGTCGCGCTCCCCCATCCCCCCACCTCCCGGCTCCGTGCGCGTCACGATCGTGACCGAGCAGACGGCCGCGCGGTACCGTGCGCAGGCTGTCATCATCGGTCGCTCGTTCCCCACCGAGATCATCGGCGAGACCCGCGACGTCAGCGGCTCGCTCGTCATTCGGCCGGACGGCAACATCGCCCCCGATCAGTCCAGGATCGTGGTGAATCTCCAGTCCCTTGCAAGTAACGACCCCCGCATCGACGACTACGTGAAGGCGAATACGCTGCAGACCGACCAATTTCCAGAGGTGATCTTTGCCCCACGGATCGCGAACGGCATCAAGAGCCCCCTCCCCACGGAGGGTCCGGTCAACTTCCAGCTCGGCGGCGATCTCACGATTCGCGGCGTGAGCCACCCGATGTCGTGGATCGTGACCGGCGATGTCAACGGCGACGTCGTGCAGGGCAGCGCTCGCGCAGTCGTGTCCTTTGACGATTTCAGTCTGCCGCTTCCCGTCGCGCCCAACGTCGTGAGCGTCGATAAGCGGCTAACCCTGGAGATCGCCTTTGACGCGACCAAGTCCGCGTTCGGCGAGTAG
- a CDS encoding cyclase family protein: MDANWIDISVPLHDGMVHWPGDPPVRITRVQHIGRGGAEANVSSMTIGTHTGTHMDPPLHYVPSTASLDQMPLHVGIGPARVIEIADRVAITPDELARHTVQPGERILFKTHNSTWCWADDAFVEDYVYITPEAARALARAHVLLVGIDYLSVGGYHADGAATHRALLEAGVWILEGLNLSHVQPGPYDLVCLPLRIAASDGAPARAAIRPLRREQDAEERAGAVRAEPFGFTQGRPIEARRAL, encoded by the coding sequence ATGGATGCGAACTGGATCGATATCTCGGTCCCGCTCCACGACGGCATGGTCCACTGGCCGGGGGACCCGCCGGTGCGCATAACGCGCGTTCAGCACATCGGTCGTGGCGGCGCCGAAGCGAACGTCTCGTCCATGACCATCGGGACCCACACGGGGACCCACATGGATCCGCCTCTTCACTACGTCCCGTCGACGGCCAGCCTGGACCAGATGCCGCTCCACGTCGGCATCGGCCCCGCGCGGGTGATCGAGATCGCCGACCGCGTCGCCATTACCCCGGACGAGCTGGCTCGGCACACGGTGCAACCGGGAGAGCGGATCCTCTTCAAAACGCACAACTCGACGTGGTGCTGGGCGGACGACGCGTTCGTGGAAGACTACGTCTACATTACGCCGGAGGCCGCACGCGCGCTCGCGCGGGCCCACGTCTTGCTGGTCGGGATCGACTATCTGTCGGTGGGCGGGTACCACGCCGACGGGGCCGCGACGCACCGGGCGCTGCTGGAGGCCGGTGTTTGGATCCTCGAGGGCCTCAATCTCTCGCACGTCCAGCCGGGCCCGTACGACCTCGTCTGCCTCCCTCTCCGGATCGCCGCAAGCGACGGCGCGCCTGCGCGCGCCGCGATCCGCCCCCTCCGGCGCGAGCAGGATGCAGAAGAACGTGCGGGAGCCGTTCGTGCTGAGCCCTTCGGTTTCACTCAAGGCAGGCCAATTGAAGCACGCCGCGCCCTTTGA
- a CDS encoding MFS transporter, producing the protein MSPRGLPVFAVFFLWSFGTGANNLARPLFAASFGVPVLFVTLITSTNSVSHLISGPITGYLMDRFGRKPMLIAGLTIRGASLFAEYFADSYTAYLLLEFVGGLGVAVWTTGASILVADLTVQTNRGRAVALRSMSTRLGFVLGPVVGAALASAFGLRSIFVFNALTKVVIIVAMGLLIGETRPEAAAAMQRAPAAERERLPLRIFLTRQFVIISLVTFAVAMMSQGIFASLFPLYLKTTRGFTTGEIGALITVAGVSSLAVSFPNGMLVDRFGRKSTLVPGLVGYGVASALLALGGDFGHLAPIVVLYGLGESVCTGVSQVYAMDLAPENRRGAFLGVWSLLAEAGTAAAPLVVGFTAERLGFGFTFVAVGVALGTVATIMGTLGPDTRRRAIAVGPAGERAQPPAALAR; encoded by the coding sequence TTGAGCCCTCGCGGGCTCCCCGTTTTCGCCGTTTTCTTTCTATGGAGCTTCGGCACCGGCGCCAACAACCTGGCCCGCCCCCTCTTCGCTGCCTCATTCGGTGTTCCTGTTCTCTTTGTTACCCTGATCACGTCCACCAACTCCGTCTCGCACCTGATCTCTGGCCCAATCACCGGCTACCTGATGGACCGATTCGGACGAAAGCCGATGCTGATCGCGGGTCTGACGATTCGCGGCGCCTCCCTTTTTGCCGAGTACTTTGCCGACAGCTACACGGCCTATCTGCTCCTCGAGTTCGTGGGCGGCCTGGGCGTCGCGGTCTGGACCACTGGCGCATCGATCCTGGTCGCCGACCTGACCGTTCAGACGAATCGCGGGCGGGCGGTCGCCCTGCGGTCGATGTCGACACGCCTGGGATTCGTCCTCGGGCCTGTCGTGGGAGCCGCGCTCGCGTCCGCGTTCGGCCTTCGCTCGATCTTCGTCTTCAATGCGCTGACGAAGGTCGTGATCATCGTGGCGATGGGGCTCCTCATCGGCGAGACCCGGCCCGAGGCCGCGGCTGCCATGCAGCGGGCGCCCGCCGCGGAGCGCGAACGGTTGCCGCTTCGAATCTTCCTGACCCGCCAATTCGTCATCATCAGCCTCGTGACCTTCGCGGTCGCGATGATGAGCCAGGGGATCTTCGCTTCGCTGTTCCCCCTCTACCTGAAGACGACCCGGGGCTTCACGACGGGCGAGATCGGCGCCCTGATCACGGTGGCGGGCGTATCGTCCCTGGCCGTATCGTTTCCGAACGGCATGCTCGTCGATCGGTTTGGGCGCAAGAGCACGCTCGTGCCCGGCCTTGTGGGGTACGGGGTGGCGTCGGCGCTCCTGGCCCTTGGGGGCGATTTCGGCCACCTCGCACCGATCGTCGTCCTGTACGGGCTTGGCGAGAGCGTGTGCACGGGCGTCTCGCAGGTCTACGCGATGGATCTTGCGCCAGAGAACCGCCGTGGGGCGTTTCTCGGCGTATGGTCGCTGCTGGCAGAGGCGGGAACCGCCGCGGCCCCCCTCGTCGTGGGATTCACCGCGGAGCGGCTCGGATTTGGCTTCACGTTTGTTGCGGTGGGCGTGGCGCTGGGCACGGTCGCGACAATCATGGGCACGCTCGGGCCCGACACGAGGCGCCGCGCCATCGCGGTGGGCCCCGCGGGGGAGCGCGCGCAGCCCCCGGCCGCGCTTGCCAGGTAG
- a CDS encoding Ada metal-binding domain-containing protein has product MVRDLMPKSSAVANSSSPASTSGEPVPTACAPLHGCRSTRIFCLPTCRYDTRVLDRNRVVFTDADAALGAGYRPCKVCRPV; this is encoded by the coding sequence ATGGTGCGTGACCTGATGCCGAAGAGTTCCGCTGTGGCGAATTCGTCGAGCCCAGCGTCCACCTCGGGTGAGCCGGTGCCCACGGCATGCGCTCCGCTGCACGGTTGCCGCTCGACCCGGATCTTCTGCCTGCCGACGTGCCGCTACGATACGCGGGTCCTGGATCGGAACCGGGTCGTCTTCACAGACGCCGACGCCGCGCTCGGCGCCGGCTACCGCCCCTGTAAGGTCTGCCGGCCGGTCTGA